In Macadamia integrifolia cultivar HAES 741 unplaced genomic scaffold, SCU_Mint_v3 scaffold_30A, whole genome shotgun sequence, the following proteins share a genomic window:
- the LOC122071603 gene encoding DNA-dependent metalloprotease WSS1-like, with protein sequence MDLNDLNKVWEVKPLKKVGEDEAKRILENVAKQVQPIMRKQKWRVKILSEFCPANPSRLGLNIGGGAEVKLRLRRPNREWDFFPYTQILDTMLHELCHNEHGPHNADFYKLLDEIRMECEDLLAKGITGTGQGFDLPGRRLGGISHQPPLSSIRQAALAAAENRARRGALFPSGPKRLGGDSEIMVALSPIQAAAMAAERRLHDDLWCGSETLEESSTVMPGRIGSSIGSSETPKEDTVRDIPIRTSASGSTHNRGRLDSRHDGSLWECTACTLLNQPLTLTCEACDTPKQKDARNMSKIWSCKFCTLENSVKSERCLACGEWRYSYGPPVSTNGPYLGT encoded by the exons ATGGATCTCAATGATCTTAACAAGGTATGGGAAGTCAAACCTCTCAAAAAGGTGGGGGAGGATGAAGCAAAGAGGATTCTTGAGAATGTAGCAAAACAAGTGCAACCAATCATGCGCAAACAAAAATGGAGAGTGAAGATCCTTTCAGAGTTCTG CCCTGCCAATCCTTCTCGTTTAGGATTGAACATTGGAGGAGGTGCGGAAGTTAAGCTCAGATTGCGGAGGCCGAACAGAGAGTGGGATTTTTTCCCTTATACTCAGATCCTTGATACCATGTTGCATGAGCTCTGCCATAACGAGCATGGTCCCCATAATGCTGATTTCTACAAGCTACTAGATGAAATCAGAATG GAATGTGAGGATCTTCTGGCCAAAGGAATAACTGGCACCGGTCAGGGATTTGATCTTCCTGGAAGACGTTTGGGTGGTATTTCACATCAACCTCCTTTGTCATCTATCCGCCAGGCAGCACTTGCTGCAGCAGAAAACAGAGCACGTCGAGGAGCTCTATTTCCATCAGGACCAAAGCGTTTGGGTGGTGATAGTGAGATTATGGTTGCACTTAGTCCAATACAAGCTGCTGCCATGGCAGCGGAAAGGAGATTGCACGATGACTTGTGGTGCGGGTCTGAAACTCTTGAAGAAAGTAGCACTGTTATGCCAGGGAGGATTGGATCATCTATAGGGTCTTCTGAGACACCTAAAGAAGATACCGTGCGTGATATTCCTATCCGAACTTCAGCTTCTGGATCCACGCATAATCGTGGAAGGTTGGACAGTAGACACGATGGATCACTTTGGGAGTGCACTGCATGCACTCTGCTTAATCAG CCACTTACTCTTACTTGTGAAGCCTGTGACACCCCAAAGCAAAAAGATGCGAGAAACATGTCCAAGATCTGGTCATGCAAATTCTGTACCCTAGAGAACAGTGTTAAGTCAGAGAGATGCTTAGCTTGCGGGGAGTGGAGATATTCATATGGCCCACCTGTATCCACCAATGGCCCCTATCTTGGAACCTGA